One Algihabitans albus DNA segment encodes these proteins:
- a CDS encoding sensor histidine kinase produces MAPARWSLAQILTRRLILIASAVVVLNVGLVGLYYGSDTRELETQVVADAMERLGAAIEDVNLPADAPVRDIYRNHPTAYGFALVDRTGTVGNTMNRALIPPAAVAIYADDWITRMNTPQGRLLVGGHEFAGRSDGLRAVFVMADDPANLMRRAFFAELRRHVWLPILPMALVLITASALLIRRGLAPVAEAAAWARGVEPGATVPDPPPMRASGETADLIEAVERALDRLTASLTAEKRRAAEAAHALRTPVAVLVARLDALPPGEATEKLRADLTALSRTVQQVLAAARSDTLDVAEAEPLDLRDVARAVTTVSAPLAYSNGIELILTVPDTPVMVRANAEGVELALTNLVENAVLHAVVSPVTISVGLGPIIRVRDHGPGLPSGEPHRVFEPFWRGPDAPSGGAGLGLAIVERLQKAQGGTVDAISPEGGGCEITLTYLAAS; encoded by the coding sequence ATGGCACCCGCGCGCTGGTCGTTGGCACAGATCCTGACCCGCCGTCTGATCCTGATCGCCAGCGCCGTCGTCGTGCTTAACGTGGGACTCGTGGGACTCTATTACGGATCCGACACGCGCGAGTTGGAGACGCAGGTCGTGGCCGATGCAATGGAGCGGTTGGGCGCGGCGATCGAGGATGTGAACCTACCCGCCGATGCCCCCGTGCGGGACATCTACCGCAACCATCCGACGGCCTACGGATTCGCGCTGGTAGACCGCACTGGCACAGTGGGGAACACGATGAATCGCGCACTGATCCCGCCTGCCGCCGTTGCAATCTACGCCGACGACTGGATTACCCGGATGAATACACCGCAGGGCCGCTTGCTGGTGGGCGGGCATGAGTTTGCCGGACGCAGCGATGGGTTGCGCGCGGTGTTCGTCATGGCAGACGATCCAGCCAATCTGATGCGCCGTGCGTTCTTCGCTGAATTGCGGCGGCACGTTTGGCTGCCGATTCTGCCCATGGCACTGGTCCTGATTACCGCCAGCGCGCTGCTGATCCGGCGCGGTCTGGCCCCTGTGGCCGAGGCAGCCGCGTGGGCACGCGGCGTAGAGCCGGGGGCGACCGTCCCCGATCCGCCGCCCATGCGCGCCTCGGGGGAGACCGCCGATCTGATCGAGGCGGTTGAGCGCGCGCTCGACCGCCTGACCGCGTCGCTTACAGCAGAAAAGCGCCGCGCGGCAGAGGCGGCCCATGCCCTTCGCACCCCCGTCGCGGTGCTGGTCGCACGACTCGATGCGCTGCCGCCGGGGGAGGCGACTGAGAAGCTGCGCGCCGACCTCACCGCCCTGTCGCGCACCGTGCAGCAGGTGCTCGCTGCCGCACGCAGCGACACTTTGGACGTGGCGGAAGCCGAGCCATTGGACCTGCGGGACGTAGCCCGCGCCGTGACGACCGTAAGTGCGCCGCTGGCCTATTCCAACGGCATTGAGCTGATCCTGACGGTGCCCGATACCCCTGTCATGGTTCGTGCCAATGCCGAAGGCGTGGAGCTTGCGCTGACCAATCTGGTGGAAAACGCCGTGCTACATGCGGTCGTCTCTCCGGTAACGATCAGCGTCGGTCTCGGCCCCATCATACGGGTGCGGGATCACGGTCCGGGCCTGCCCTCAGGCGAGCCGCACCGCGTTTTTGAACCGTTCTGGCGCGGCCCAGATGCGCCCTCCGGCGGCGCAGGTCTCGGCCTGGCCATCGTGGAGCGGTTACAGAAGGCGCAGGGCGGAACGGTCGATGCCATCAGCCCCGAAGGAGGCGGTTGC